A single window of Dermacentor albipictus isolate Rhodes 1998 colony chromosome 1, USDA_Dalb.pri_finalv2, whole genome shotgun sequence DNA harbors:
- the LOC135918572 gene encoding proton-coupled folate transporter-like isoform X2, with protein MGLQITVEPVVFLFFATMHLEMSAVQDIINTKCCFRHLNTTNVADCHSAQNQTRTDIKAEASVWIAFYYGTMSILTLICGMWVGSWNDRFGRKRPMLVPLVGGMASVLNFIFLSHYLNSSVSLVMISAVLVGISTGSLGVISSCFGYLTDVTPFQSRSRRISILEAMIFTGGALGMYIVGGMLKTTTYEVIFLVELFIYAAAVFYVLLVIHDKVPTEASVDTGMERPGIFSFRHVTDMAMTVFRLRDRGNRAHVILLLLAAFAMFYGLAAQTYLTYTFLTDEPLRWTASHYSFLQGVNIAVEGVALLVVLPLAYRFLSISDTFAGLLGSLSRFLGLLWLGLCTTSSMVYFIPVLFVFSEFTSPSVRALLSKIVAVDEKGKAFAVMSALQSFAMFTGSLLFNGLYPATSKFFKGFGFEFAAALQIIPIGIFLYLYFRFKREAPYSEIEGESMSSNIVES; from the exons ATGGGGCTACAGATCACAGTGGAACCAGTGGTGTTTCTATTCTTCGCCACCATGCATCTGGAGATGAGCGCTGTCCAGGACATTATAAACACAAAGTGTTGCTTCAGGCACCTCAACACAACCAATGTTGCAGACTGTCACTCGGCCCAGAACCAGACACGAACTGACATCAAAGCTGAAGCCTCAGTGTGGATTGCTTTCTACTACGGGACAATGTCTATTCTGACTCTGATCTGCGGTATGTGGGTTGGATCGTGGAATGATCGCTTTGGTCGCAAGCGGCCCATGCTTGTCCCCCTTGTTGGGGGGATGGCAAGTGTGCTGAACTTCATTTTTCTCTCGCACTACCTCAATAGCAGCGTATCACTTGTCATGATCAGTGCCGTATTGGTTGGCATATCTACCGGATCTTTGGGAGTAATATCAAGCTGCTTTGGCTATCTCACTGATGTGACGCCTTTCCAGTCCCGGAGTCGACGAATTTCGATACTGGAAGCCATGATCTTCACTGGAGGGGCACTCGGAATGTACATTGTTGGAGGCATGCTCAAGACAACTACTTATGAAGTGATCTTCTTGGTTGAGCTCTTCATCTATGCAGCTGCCGTCTTCTATGTTTTGCTTGTGATCCACGACAAAGTGCCCACTGAAGCAAGTGTTGACACTGGAATGGAGCGCCCTGGAATCTTCTCCTTTCGGCATGTGACGGACATGGCAATGACTGTTTTCAGGCTGCGAGATCGGGGAAACAGAGCCCATGTCATTCTTCTGCTTCTTGCTGCTTTTGCGATGTTCTATGGCCTAGCAG CCCAGACCTACTTGACGTACACATTCTTGACCGATGAGCCACTTCGCTGGACTGCAAGTCATTACAGTTTCCTGCAAGGAGTCAATATTGCTGTGGAAGGTGTAGCCCTCCTGGTAGTGCTACCTTTGGCCTACCGCTTCTTGAGCATTTCTGATACTTTTGCTGGCCTTCTTGGATCACTTTCAAGGTTCTTGGGTCTCTTGTGGCTTGGTCTCTGCACGACTTCATCTATGGTGTACTTCA TTCCTGTACTTTTTGTCTTCAGCGAGTTTACGAGCCCTTCAGTTCGTGCATTGCTGTCAAAGATTGTAGCTGTGGATGAAAAAG GCAAGGCTTTTGCTGTGATGAGTGCTCTGCAGTCCTTTGCCATGTTCACAGGGTCATTACTGTTCAATGGCCTCTATCCAGCCACATCAAAGTTCTTCAAGGGTTTTGGCTTTGAGTTTGCTGCAGCTCTACAAATCATCCCCATTGGAATTTTCCT ATACCTGTACTTTCGATTCAAGAGGGAGGCACCTTATTCTGAAATCGAGGGGGAAAGCATGAGCTCCAATATTGTGGAGAGTTGA
- the LOC135918572 gene encoding proton-coupled folate transporter-like isoform X1, translated as MSLPVLNPQDSTKMGLQITVEPVVFLFFATMHLEMSAVQDIINTKCCFRHLNTTNVADCHSAQNQTRTDIKAEASVWIAFYYGTMSILTLICGMWVGSWNDRFGRKRPMLVPLVGGMASVLNFIFLSHYLNSSVSLVMISAVLVGISTGSLGVISSCFGYLTDVTPFQSRSRRISILEAMIFTGGALGMYIVGGMLKTTTYEVIFLVELFIYAAAVFYVLLVIHDKVPTEASVDTGMERPGIFSFRHVTDMAMTVFRLRDRGNRAHVILLLLAAFAMFYGLAAQTYLTYTFLTDEPLRWTASHYSFLQGVNIAVEGVALLVVLPLAYRFLSISDTFAGLLGSLSRFLGLLWLGLCTTSSMVYFIPVLFVFSEFTSPSVRALLSKIVAVDEKGKAFAVMSALQSFAMFTGSLLFNGLYPATSKFFKGFGFEFAAALQIIPIGIFLYLYFRFKREAPYSEIEGESMSSNIVES; from the exons AAAATGGGGCTACAGATCACAGTGGAACCAGTGGTGTTTCTATTCTTCGCCACCATGCATCTGGAGATGAGCGCTGTCCAGGACATTATAAACACAAAGTGTTGCTTCAGGCACCTCAACACAACCAATGTTGCAGACTGTCACTCGGCCCAGAACCAGACACGAACTGACATCAAAGCTGAAGCCTCAGTGTGGATTGCTTTCTACTACGGGACAATGTCTATTCTGACTCTGATCTGCGGTATGTGGGTTGGATCGTGGAATGATCGCTTTGGTCGCAAGCGGCCCATGCTTGTCCCCCTTGTTGGGGGGATGGCAAGTGTGCTGAACTTCATTTTTCTCTCGCACTACCTCAATAGCAGCGTATCACTTGTCATGATCAGTGCCGTATTGGTTGGCATATCTACCGGATCTTTGGGAGTAATATCAAGCTGCTTTGGCTATCTCACTGATGTGACGCCTTTCCAGTCCCGGAGTCGACGAATTTCGATACTGGAAGCCATGATCTTCACTGGAGGGGCACTCGGAATGTACATTGTTGGAGGCATGCTCAAGACAACTACTTATGAAGTGATCTTCTTGGTTGAGCTCTTCATCTATGCAGCTGCCGTCTTCTATGTTTTGCTTGTGATCCACGACAAAGTGCCCACTGAAGCAAGTGTTGACACTGGAATGGAGCGCCCTGGAATCTTCTCCTTTCGGCATGTGACGGACATGGCAATGACTGTTTTCAGGCTGCGAGATCGGGGAAACAGAGCCCATGTCATTCTTCTGCTTCTTGCTGCTTTTGCGATGTTCTATGGCCTAGCAG CCCAGACCTACTTGACGTACACATTCTTGACCGATGAGCCACTTCGCTGGACTGCAAGTCATTACAGTTTCCTGCAAGGAGTCAATATTGCTGTGGAAGGTGTAGCCCTCCTGGTAGTGCTACCTTTGGCCTACCGCTTCTTGAGCATTTCTGATACTTTTGCTGGCCTTCTTGGATCACTTTCAAGGTTCTTGGGTCTCTTGTGGCTTGGTCTCTGCACGACTTCATCTATGGTGTACTTCA TTCCTGTACTTTTTGTCTTCAGCGAGTTTACGAGCCCTTCAGTTCGTGCATTGCTGTCAAAGATTGTAGCTGTGGATGAAAAAG GCAAGGCTTTTGCTGTGATGAGTGCTCTGCAGTCCTTTGCCATGTTCACAGGGTCATTACTGTTCAATGGCCTCTATCCAGCCACATCAAAGTTCTTCAAGGGTTTTGGCTTTGAGTTTGCTGCAGCTCTACAAATCATCCCCATTGGAATTTTCCT ATACCTGTACTTTCGATTCAAGAGGGAGGCACCTTATTCTGAAATCGAGGGGGAAAGCATGAGCTCCAATATTGTGGAGAGTTGA